A stretch of the Bacillus licheniformis DSM 13 = ATCC 14580 genome encodes the following:
- a CDS encoding deoxynucleoside kinase produces the protein MSVYDIPKDAIITVAGTVGVGKSTLTKELAKRLGFKTSLEEVVNNPYLEAFYQDFERWSFHLQIFFLAERFKEQKYIYESGGGFVQDRSIYEDTGIFAKMHADKGTMSKVDYKTYTSLFEAMVMTPYFPRPDVLVYLEGDLETILDRIQKRGREMELLTDRSYWEEMYTRYENWISGFNACPVVRVNIDEYDLFNNSASLDPIIEKISEAIQR, from the coding sequence ATGAGTGTATATGATATTCCGAAAGATGCTATCATTACTGTTGCAGGAACGGTAGGAGTGGGGAAATCCACATTGACAAAAGAGCTTGCAAAAAGGCTCGGATTTAAAACCTCTCTTGAAGAGGTCGTGAATAACCCTTATTTGGAGGCTTTTTACCAAGACTTTGAACGCTGGAGCTTTCACCTGCAGATTTTCTTCTTGGCAGAGCGCTTCAAAGAACAAAAATACATTTACGAATCGGGCGGCGGATTTGTTCAGGACCGTTCAATTTATGAAGATACAGGCATTTTCGCCAAAATGCACGCCGATAAAGGCACAATGTCAAAAGTCGACTATAAGACGTATACGAGCCTGTTTGAAGCGATGGTCATGACGCCTTACTTCCCCCGCCCCGACGTTTTAGTCTATTTAGAGGGCGATTTGGAAACGATTCTCGACCGCATCCAAAAACGCGGACGGGAAATGGAACTGTTAACCGACAGATCGTATTGGGAAGAAATGTACACTAGGTATGAAAACTGGATCAGCGGATTTAACGCCTGTCCGGTTGTCAGAGTCAATATTGATGAATACGACCTGTTCAACAACTCAGCCTCTCTCGATCCAATCATTGAAAAAATCAGTGAAGCCATTCAAAGATAA
- a CDS encoding deoxynucleoside kinase, whose product MNTAPFIAVEGPIGAGKTTLASMLSEKLSLSLVKEIVEENPFLDKFYDEKDEWSFQLEMFFLCNRYKQLEDTEKKYLHHHMPVVSDYHIYKNLIFAERTLEGKKLEKYRKIYQLLTEDLPKPNVIIYIRASLPTLLERIKKRGRPFEQEMDKQYLEQLINDYEAAIKQFKESDPPIPVIEINGDQEDFVISEAVFNRIADQVKEYIE is encoded by the coding sequence ATGAATACAGCCCCTTTCATTGCTGTCGAAGGCCCCATCGGCGCGGGAAAAACAACCTTGGCCAGCATGCTCTCCGAAAAGCTCTCACTCTCTTTGGTCAAAGAAATCGTCGAAGAAAACCCTTTTCTTGATAAATTTTATGATGAAAAAGATGAATGGAGCTTTCAGCTTGAGATGTTTTTCCTCTGCAATCGCTATAAGCAGCTTGAAGATACCGAGAAAAAGTATTTGCATCATCACATGCCCGTTGTTTCGGACTATCATATTTATAAAAACCTCATTTTTGCCGAACGGACGCTGGAAGGCAAAAAACTTGAGAAATACAGAAAAATTTATCAGCTGCTTACAGAAGATCTGCCGAAACCAAACGTCATCATTTACATAAGAGCGAGTCTTCCAACTTTATTGGAACGGATCAAAAAACGCGGACGGCCGTTTGAACAAGAAATGGACAAGCAATACCTGGAACAGCTTATCAATGATTATGAGGCGGCCATTAAGCAATTTAAAGAATCCGATCCGCCAATACCCGTCATTGAAATTAACGGAGATCAGGAAGACTTCGTAATCTCAGAAGCCGTTTTCAATCGAATTGCCGATCAAGTAAAGGAGTATATAGAATGA
- a CDS encoding glycoside hydrolase family 18 protein, with protein MRKEAFPIQIYVVKRGDTLYQIANRYRTTVNEIVATNEIPNPNRLVVGQTIVIPIAGEFYEVRQGDTLASIGARFNISPAELARINRIQVSAVLPVGLLLYIPPRPRRNIETNAYIEPRGESVSPALQQAAREASPYLTYLGAFSFQAKRDGTLEEPPLNNLKEIADRHRTTMMMIVTNLENEAFSDELGRIILTDQNVKNRLLDNIVAAARRYGFKDIHFDFEYLRPEDREAYNQFLRDARARFRQEGWLISTALAPKTRADQPGQWYEAHDYRAHGEIVDFVVLMTYEWGYSGGPPMAVSPIGPVRDVIEYALTEMPASKIVMGQNLYGYDWTLPYTPGGPLARAISPQRAIEIASENNAAIQYDETAQAPNFRYTDNAGKQHEVWFEDARSIQAKFDLIRELNLRGISYWKLGLSFPQNWLLIADQFNVVKETFPS; from the coding sequence ATGAGAAAGGAGGCGTTTCCCATTCAGATTTATGTCGTGAAAAGAGGCGATACCCTTTACCAAATCGCGAATCGTTACCGAACAACAGTTAATGAAATTGTCGCGACGAATGAAATTCCGAACCCGAATCGGCTTGTTGTCGGACAAACCATCGTGATCCCGATCGCCGGCGAGTTTTATGAGGTCAGACAGGGAGATACATTAGCATCAATCGGAGCACGCTTTAATATTTCTCCGGCTGAACTGGCGAGGATCAACCGCATTCAGGTTAGCGCCGTTTTACCGGTCGGACTGCTGCTTTACATCCCCCCTCGGCCAAGACGGAACATTGAAACAAACGCCTATATCGAACCTCGGGGAGAAAGCGTAAGCCCCGCTTTGCAGCAGGCGGCAAGAGAGGCTTCGCCATACTTGACCTATCTGGGCGCTTTCAGCTTCCAGGCGAAGCGGGACGGCACACTCGAAGAACCGCCGCTGAACAACTTAAAAGAAATTGCCGACAGACATCGGACTACGATGATGATGATTGTCACCAATCTCGAAAATGAAGCTTTCAGCGACGAACTCGGCAGGATCATTCTGACGGACCAGAATGTAAAAAACAGATTGCTCGATAACATCGTTGCAGCGGCCAGAAGATACGGTTTTAAAGACATCCATTTTGACTTCGAATACTTAAGGCCCGAAGATAGAGAAGCCTATAATCAGTTTTTACGGGATGCCCGGGCCCGCTTCAGGCAGGAAGGCTGGCTCATCTCAACCGCGCTTGCTCCGAAAACGAGAGCGGATCAGCCCGGACAATGGTATGAAGCCCATGATTACCGGGCCCACGGCGAAATTGTCGATTTCGTCGTGCTGATGACATATGAGTGGGGCTACAGCGGAGGGCCCCCGATGGCGGTATCGCCGATCGGGCCCGTCCGGGACGTGATCGAATACGCACTCACGGAAATGCCCGCCAGCAAAATCGTCATGGGACAGAACTTGTACGGCTATGACTGGACGCTCCCCTATACGCCAGGCGGACCGCTGGCCAGAGCAATCAGCCCCCAGCGGGCGATTGAGATCGCGAGCGAGAACAATGCGGCGATACAGTACGATGAAACAGCTCAGGCTCCAAACTTCCGCTATACGGACAATGCCGGCAAACAGCATGAAGTATGGTTTGAAGACGCCCGCTCGATTCAGGCAAAGTTTGATCTGATTAGGGAATTGAATTTAAGGGGAATCAGCTATTGGAAGCTCGGCCTGTCCTTCCCGCAAAACTGGCTCTTGATAGCCGATCAATTTAATGTTGTTAAAGAGACGTTCCCAAGTTAA
- a CDS encoding cysteine hydrolase family protein yields the protein MALSNSALIIVDIINDFQFDMGNVLSKKTRNITEHLLALKEHAAKMKWPIIYINDHFGIWQADIAAIIKKCKNGRSEYIIDRLAPNDSDYFLIKPKHSAFYGTALETLLHELHVDHLIITGIAGNICVLFTANDAYMREYEITIPRDCIASNNEKDNKYALTMMENVLFANITTAKAITSET from the coding sequence ATCGCATTGTCCAATTCAGCTCTCATTATAGTCGACATCATTAATGATTTTCAATTCGATATGGGTAACGTTCTTTCCAAAAAGACCAGAAATATCACCGAGCATCTTCTGGCATTAAAAGAACACGCAGCCAAAATGAAATGGCCTATCATATACATTAATGACCATTTTGGAATTTGGCAAGCGGATATTGCTGCCATTATCAAGAAATGCAAAAACGGCAGGAGCGAATATATCATCGACCGGCTTGCACCGAATGACAGCGATTATTTTTTAATCAAACCAAAGCACTCAGCCTTTTACGGCACTGCTCTTGAAACATTGCTGCATGAACTTCATGTCGATCATTTGATCATCACTGGGATCGCAGGCAATATCTGCGTATTATTTACGGCAAACGATGCTTATATGCGGGAGTACGAGATTACGATTCCGCGCGATTGCATCGCCTCAAACAATGAAAAAGACAACAAATACGCCTTGACGATGATGGAAAATGTTCTGTTCGCCAATATCACGACGGCTAAGGCGATTACCTCCGAAACTTAG
- the tadA gene encoding tRNA adenosine(34) deaminase TadA, whose protein sequence is MTQDEFYMKEAVNEARKAEEKGEVPIGAVLVLDGEIIARAHNLRETEQRSVAHAEMLVIEEACRKLGTWRLERAVLYVTLEPCPMCAGAAVLSRIDKVVFGASDPKGGCAGTLMNLLQEERFNHQAEVVSGVMEEECGRMLSDFFRKLRAKKKAEKQSEL, encoded by the coding sequence ATGACACAAGACGAGTTTTATATGAAAGAAGCGGTCAATGAAGCGAGAAAAGCCGAAGAAAAAGGCGAAGTGCCGATTGGTGCTGTACTCGTTCTGGATGGGGAAATTATCGCCCGCGCCCATAATCTGAGGGAAACCGAGCAAAGGTCGGTTGCCCACGCGGAGATGCTCGTCATTGAAGAGGCATGCCGGAAGCTGGGGACCTGGCGGCTGGAGAGAGCTGTTCTTTACGTTACCCTTGAGCCATGTCCGATGTGTGCCGGAGCGGCCGTTCTTTCCAGAATCGACAAAGTGGTGTTCGGAGCGTCTGATCCGAAAGGCGGCTGTGCAGGGACTTTGATGAATCTCCTGCAGGAGGAGAGATTCAATCATCAGGCTGAAGTCGTGAGCGGCGTAATGGAAGAAGAATGCGGCAGGATGCTGAGCGATTTTTTCAGAAAGCTCCGCGCGAAAAAGAAAGCAGAAAAGCAAAGCGAGCTGTGA
- the dnaX gene encoding DNA polymerase III subunit gamma/tau, with protein sequence MSYQALYRVFRPQLFEDVVGQEHITKTLQNALLQKKFSHAYLFSGPRGTGKTSAAKLFAKAVNCERAPVSEPCNECSACKGITNGSISDVIEIDAASNNGVDEIRDIRDKVKFAPSAVTYKVYIIDEVHMLSIGAFNALLKTLEEPPEHCIFILATTEPHKIPLTIISRCQRFDFKRITSQAIVGRMKKIVEAEQLKVQDGALDIIASAADGGMRDALSLLDQAVSFSGEELTVDDALLITGAVSQHYIGKLASTLHEKNVSGALETLNELLQQGKDPAKLIEDMIFYFRDMLLYQTAPDLEGVLEKVKVDEEFQTLSRQIPASDLYEMIDILNKSHQEMKWTNHPRIFFEVAVVKLCQGPKAGASAAAQPEVDNLVNKVRQLEQEIERLKTQGVQVSSAPAQAKEASRPQKSIKSAYKAPVGRIHEILKDATRPDLEKLKGCWGQLLAQLKQQNKVSHAALLNDSEPVAASSKAFVLAFKYEIHCKMVAEDNNGVRTNLEQILDGMLGGRIDIVGVPEAQWGKIREEFLQDHQPEDSEANEPKEEDPLVAEAKKLFGAELIEIKE encoded by the coding sequence GTGAGTTACCAGGCTTTATATAGAGTGTTCAGGCCGCAGTTGTTTGAAGATGTAGTCGGTCAGGAGCACATCACGAAAACGTTGCAAAATGCCCTTTTACAAAAGAAATTTTCGCACGCTTATCTGTTTTCCGGACCGAGGGGAACGGGAAAAACAAGCGCCGCAAAACTGTTTGCCAAAGCTGTCAACTGTGAGCGCGCTCCGGTCAGTGAACCGTGTAACGAATGCTCCGCGTGCAAAGGCATTACAAACGGTTCGATTTCAGATGTGATCGAAATTGACGCCGCTTCTAACAACGGTGTAGATGAAATACGCGACATCCGCGACAAGGTGAAATTTGCCCCGTCTGCCGTCACGTATAAAGTATATATCATAGATGAAGTACATATGCTTTCTATCGGCGCATTCAACGCCCTTCTAAAAACGCTTGAAGAGCCGCCGGAGCATTGTATCTTTATTCTCGCAACAACAGAGCCTCATAAAATTCCTTTAACGATTATTTCTAGATGTCAGCGATTTGATTTTAAGAGGATTACCTCGCAGGCAATTGTCGGACGAATGAAAAAAATCGTCGAAGCTGAACAGTTAAAGGTGCAGGACGGAGCCTTAGACATCATCGCCAGTGCCGCGGACGGCGGCATGAGGGATGCGCTGAGCCTGCTCGATCAGGCCGTATCATTCAGCGGAGAAGAGCTGACGGTGGATGATGCGCTGCTGATAACAGGCGCCGTGTCACAGCACTATATTGGAAAGCTCGCCTCAACCCTTCACGAAAAAAATGTTTCCGGTGCTTTGGAAACATTGAACGAACTCCTTCAGCAGGGGAAAGATCCGGCAAAATTAATCGAGGATATGATTTTCTACTTCAGGGATATGCTTCTTTATCAAACGGCGCCCGATTTAGAAGGCGTTCTTGAAAAGGTGAAGGTGGACGAAGAGTTCCAAACCCTATCCCGGCAAATTCCCGCATCAGACCTTTACGAAATGATCGATATATTAAATAAAAGCCATCAGGAAATGAAATGGACGAATCATCCGCGTATCTTCTTTGAAGTTGCGGTTGTGAAGCTCTGCCAGGGACCAAAAGCAGGGGCATCCGCGGCCGCCCAGCCGGAAGTGGACAATCTCGTCAACAAGGTTCGGCAGCTTGAACAGGAGATTGAGAGGCTTAAAACACAAGGTGTGCAGGTCTCTTCTGCTCCCGCCCAGGCTAAAGAAGCGTCCCGTCCGCAAAAAAGCATAAAAAGCGCGTATAAAGCGCCTGTCGGCCGCATTCATGAAATATTAAAGGATGCCACAAGACCGGATCTCGAAAAATTAAAGGGCTGCTGGGGACAATTGCTTGCCCAGCTGAAACAGCAGAATAAAGTATCACATGCGGCCCTTTTAAATGACAGCGAACCGGTGGCTGCATCTTCAAAAGCATTTGTCCTCGCATTCAAATACGAAATTCACTGTAAAATGGTAGCTGAAGACAACAACGGAGTCAGGACGAATCTGGAACAAATTTTGGACGGAATGCTCGGCGGAAGGATAGATATAGTTGGCGTTCCCGAAGCCCAATGGGGTAAAATAAGAGAAGAATTTTTGCAGGATCACCAGCCGGAAGATTCTGAAGCAAACGAACCGAAAGAAGAAGATCCGCTCGTAGCAGAAGCTAAAAAACTGTTCGGAGCGGAACTGATTGAAATTAAAGAATAA
- a CDS encoding YbaB/EbfC family nucleoid-associated protein — protein MRGGMGNMQKMMKQMQKMQKDMQKAQEELAEKVLEGTAGGGMVTVKVNGQKEVIDVIIKEEVVDPEDVEMLQDLVLAATNDALKKVDEVTNETMGKFTKGMNMPGLF, from the coding sequence ATGCGCGGTGGAATGGGTAACATGCAGAAAATGATGAAGCAAATGCAAAAAATGCAAAAGGATATGCAAAAGGCACAGGAGGAGCTGGCTGAAAAAGTACTCGAAGGTACTGCAGGCGGTGGAATGGTGACCGTTAAGGTGAACGGCCAAAAAGAAGTCATCGACGTCATCATCAAAGAGGAAGTCGTAGACCCTGAAGATGTTGAAATGCTTCAAGATCTTGTTCTTGCAGCGACAAACGATGCTTTGAAAAAAGTTGACGAAGTAACAAATGAAACGATGGGTAAGTTTACAAAAGGAATGAACATGCCGGGTTTATTCTAG
- the recR gene encoding recombination protein RecR — protein sequence MQYPEPISKLIDSFMKLPGIGPKTAVRLAFFVLSMKEDVVLDFAKALVNAKRNLTYCSVCGHITDQDPCYICEDTRRDKSVICVVQDPKDVIAMEKMKEYNGLYHVLHGAISPMDGIGPEDIKIPELLKRLQDDQVTEVILATNPNIEGEATAMYISRLLKPSGIKLSRIAHGLPVGGDLEYADEVTLSKALEGRREM from the coding sequence ATGCAGTATCCTGAACCAATATCAAAGCTGATTGACAGCTTTATGAAATTGCCAGGAATCGGACCCAAGACGGCGGTCCGTCTGGCTTTTTTTGTTCTTAGTATGAAAGAAGACGTCGTGTTAGATTTTGCAAAAGCATTGGTAAACGCAAAGCGCAATTTGACATATTGCTCGGTCTGCGGACATATAACAGATCAAGATCCTTGCTATATTTGTGAAGATACGAGAAGAGACAAATCGGTCATATGTGTTGTTCAGGATCCCAAAGATGTCATTGCTATGGAGAAAATGAAGGAGTACAACGGACTGTACCATGTTTTGCATGGAGCGATTTCTCCGATGGACGGCATCGGTCCGGAAGATATTAAAATACCCGAATTGCTGAAGCGGTTGCAGGATGATCAGGTGACTGAAGTCATTCTCGCGACAAACCCGAATATAGAAGGAGAAGCAACGGCCATGTACATTTCAAGGCTTTTAAAGCCGTCTGGTATCAAGCTGTCACGAATTGCCCATGGACTTCCGGTCGGAGGCGATTTGGAGTATGCAGATGAAGTCACTCTTTCTAAAGCGCTTGAAGGCAGACGTGAAATGTAG
- a CDS encoding YaaL family protein, whose protein sequence is MGFLRKKKLRKEFDNKLVEQLIHQKEEWNRQKRLIENSLEPSPEVLYELKVAEAKYFFYLREAKKRNLRIGSWK, encoded by the coding sequence ATGGGTTTTCTTCGGAAAAAGAAGCTTAGAAAAGAATTTGATAACAAGCTGGTTGAACAGCTGATCCATCAAAAGGAAGAATGGAACAGGCAAAAGCGGCTGATTGAAAACAGCCTAGAGCCTTCCCCAGAAGTTCTTTACGAATTAAAGGTTGCCGAGGCAAAGTACTTTTTTTATTTGCGGGAAGCAAAAAAAAGAAATTTAAGGATCGGCAGCTGGAAGTAG
- a CDS encoding pro-sigmaK processing inhibitor BofA family protein produces the protein MGSVIFIGAIVALVALLFFSKASFKPLRLIGRIAVRFVVGALFLFCVNLFGESVGIHVPINIVTTGVSGLLGVPGVAALIVIKQFIAI, from the coding sequence ATGGGATCTGTTATCTTTATCGGGGCAATTGTAGCTTTGGTTGCCCTGTTGTTTTTTTCAAAAGCATCATTTAAGCCTTTGCGATTAATCGGAAGAATAGCGGTTAGATTTGTAGTCGGCGCTTTGTTTTTGTTCTGTGTGAATCTGTTTGGCGAGAGCGTGGGCATTCACGTGCCGATTAATATTGTAACAACCGGAGTGAGCGGATTATTGGGGGTTCCCGGTGTAGCAGCTCTTATTGTCATTAAACAATTTATCGCAATATAA
- a CDS encoding sigma factor G inhibitor Gin translates to MSKSNHGETCIICEENKTEGIHLYTKFLCSDCEKKIVSTSTSDPEYSDYVKKLKSLRTPPLYS, encoded by the coding sequence ATGAGTAAGTCTAATCATGGGGAAACGTGTATCATTTGCGAGGAAAATAAAACCGAAGGAATTCATCTTTATACGAAATTTTTATGTTCGGATTGTGAGAAAAAGATTGTATCTACATCAACATCAGACCCCGAATACTCTGATTATGTCAAAAAATTAAAGAGTCTCCGTACGCCGCCATTATATTCTTAG
- a CDS encoding 5-bromo-4-chloroindolyl phosphate hydrolysis family protein gives MKPILHFMIRATAASALSVLLWFTSFFAFNQTFLLSSAYAAGAWIAVYLGGKWYGTYLFLKENQLTRREYAYIKQNLREAKLKIARLRKALFAVKNIQTIKQNLEILRIVRKIYSITKNEPKRFYQVERFYYQSLDSIVELTEKHAFLASQPKRNANLEVSLSETRMMIDKLAKQLEDDLYDLLKTDIDHLEFELDVAKHSMKKS, from the coding sequence ATGAAACCGATTCTTCATTTTATGATTCGTGCAACTGCTGCAAGTGCATTGTCCGTGCTCCTTTGGTTTACAAGCTTCTTCGCGTTTAACCAGACTTTTCTGCTGTCCTCCGCTTACGCAGCCGGAGCCTGGATTGCCGTTTATCTTGGCGGGAAATGGTACGGAACCTATTTATTTTTAAAAGAAAACCAGCTTACAAGGCGGGAATATGCCTATATAAAACAGAATCTGCGGGAAGCTAAGCTGAAAATTGCCCGGTTAAGAAAAGCCTTATTTGCAGTTAAAAACATTCAAACTATTAAACAGAATCTAGAAATTCTTCGGATCGTCAGAAAAATTTACAGCATCACAAAGAACGAACCAAAGCGTTTTTATCAGGTTGAACGCTTTTATTATCAAAGCCTTGATTCAATTGTTGAACTGACGGAAAAGCATGCGTTTTTGGCGTCACAGCCAAAGCGCAATGCGAATCTTGAAGTTTCTTTAAGCGAAACGCGTATGATGATCGATAAGCTCGCCAAGCAATTGGAAGACGACCTTTATGACTTGCTGAAAACAGACATTGACCACTTGGAGTTTGAACTGGACGTCGCGAAGCATTCAATGAAAAAAAGCTGA
- a CDS encoding toxic anion resistance protein, whose product MSEYKPSLHKTGAQLEFDDLLSDPFGQGEAPVSGVEEKLRGQQVNLVDTLSEEKRRQAFQLAEQIDPKNHNSITLYGTQAQSKLLNFSHEMLEHVQKKDVGEIGQVLSDLMKKLEQVSPDELKTEKRNFFSRLFGRVSHSVQEVLSRYQKTGAQIDRISVKLEHSKSALINDNKMLERLYEKNKEYYEALNVYIAAGQLKLEELNHKTIPELKEKSKTEHHHMAVQEVNDMIQFADRLEKRVYDLTLSRQITLQSAPQIRLIQHTNQVLAEKIQSSIMTAIPLWKNQVAIALTLLRQRRAVEAQKQVSATTNELLLKNAEMLKANTIETAKENERGFIDIETLKQVQDNLIGTLEETLKIQEEGRSKRLQAEEEIRAMEDGLKAKLLDMKENQNRRS is encoded by the coding sequence ATGAGCGAATATAAACCATCGTTACACAAAACTGGCGCACAGCTTGAATTTGATGATTTGCTTTCCGATCCTTTTGGACAAGGAGAAGCGCCTGTTTCCGGCGTGGAGGAAAAACTCCGCGGGCAGCAAGTGAATCTGGTTGATACGTTATCTGAAGAAAAACGCCGGCAGGCATTTCAACTGGCCGAACAGATTGACCCGAAAAACCATAACAGCATTACTCTGTATGGAACGCAAGCTCAATCCAAACTCTTGAACTTCTCACATGAGATGCTCGAGCACGTCCAAAAGAAAGATGTCGGTGAAATTGGGCAGGTTTTAAGCGACCTCATGAAAAAGCTTGAACAGGTCAGCCCCGATGAATTGAAAACTGAAAAAAGGAACTTCTTTTCCCGTTTGTTTGGAAGAGTATCCCATTCTGTTCAAGAAGTGTTATCAAGGTATCAAAAAACCGGCGCTCAAATAGATAGAATCAGCGTAAAACTTGAGCATTCCAAAAGCGCGCTGATCAATGATAATAAGATGCTCGAACGCCTTTATGAAAAAAATAAAGAATATTATGAGGCACTGAATGTCTATATTGCAGCCGGTCAGCTGAAGCTTGAAGAATTAAATCATAAAACCATTCCCGAATTAAAAGAGAAATCGAAAACTGAACATCACCATATGGCGGTTCAGGAAGTAAACGATATGATTCAGTTTGCCGACCGGCTGGAAAAGCGGGTTTACGATTTAACGTTGAGCAGGCAAATTACGCTGCAGAGCGCCCCGCAAATCCGTTTGATTCAGCACACAAATCAAGTGCTGGCGGAAAAGATTCAATCTTCGATTATGACAGCAATCCCTCTTTGGAAAAACCAGGTTGCTATTGCGCTCACCCTGTTGAGGCAGCGCCGAGCAGTAGAGGCTCAAAAACAGGTGTCGGCCACAACAAACGAACTGCTCTTGAAAAATGCCGAGATGCTGAAGGCCAATACGATCGAAACGGCAAAGGAAAATGAACGAGGCTTTATTGATATTGAAACATTGAAACAAGTGCAGGACAATCTGATCGGTACACTTGAGGAGACGCTTAAAATTCAAGAGGAAGGCCGTTCAAAGCGGCTGCAGGCAGAAGAAGAAATAAGGGCAATGGAAGATGGTCTCAAGGCTAAGCTGCTGGACATGAAAGAAAACCAAAACCGTAGATCATAA
- a CDS encoding aminotransferase class I/II-fold pyridoxal phosphate-dependent enzyme: MKTPLYTALVNHAEGHHYSFHVPGHHNGDVFFDEAKTFFETILKVDLTELTGLDDLHEPSGVIKEAQDLVSRLYGAEESFFLVNGSTVGNLAMILAVCQPGDTILVQRNCHKSVFHAIELSGAHPVFLTPEIDEAMAVPTHILYETVEDAISQYPHAKGIVLTYPNYYGHAVDLKPIIEKAHQHDISVLVDEAHGAHFVLGHPFPQSSLKAGADAVVQSAHKTLPAMTMGSYLHLNSGRINRDRLAYYLSVLQSSSPSYPIMASLDIARAYAEDILKTNRTADIEKELINMREVFSQINGADIVEPADARIRQDPLKLCIRSAYGHSGFELKSIFEANGIHPELADERQVLLILPLEGKNMPAPELISTISKDMKDTAVRNDLPAGIGIPSEKVTALPYRKSKLSAFKKESVPFTEAAGRISAESVTPYPPGIPLIMAGERITKETISRLTRLVDLNVHIQGSNQLKQKQLTVYIEEEKS, encoded by the coding sequence ATGAAGACACCTTTATATACAGCATTGGTGAACCATGCTGAAGGACATCATTATTCTTTTCACGTTCCGGGACATCACAATGGAGATGTCTTTTTTGATGAAGCAAAAACTTTTTTTGAAACGATTCTCAAAGTGGATCTAACTGAACTGACAGGACTGGATGATTTACATGAGCCATCTGGCGTCATCAAGGAAGCACAGGATTTAGTTTCGCGGCTTTACGGAGCGGAAGAAAGCTTTTTTCTCGTCAATGGTTCGACCGTTGGGAATCTGGCTATGATCCTGGCTGTTTGTCAGCCGGGTGATACGATACTCGTTCAGCGTAACTGCCATAAGTCTGTATTTCATGCGATTGAACTTTCAGGCGCCCATCCGGTTTTTTTGACACCGGAAATTGATGAGGCGATGGCTGTTCCCACACATATACTGTACGAAACAGTTGAAGATGCAATTTCACAATATCCGCACGCAAAAGGGATCGTGTTGACATATCCAAATTACTACGGCCATGCAGTTGATCTGAAGCCGATCATAGAAAAGGCCCACCAACACGATATTTCCGTTTTAGTCGACGAGGCTCACGGCGCCCATTTTGTGCTGGGCCATCCATTTCCCCAGTCGTCGTTGAAAGCGGGCGCTGATGCCGTCGTCCAGTCCGCGCATAAAACGCTCCCGGCGATGACGATGGGGTCCTATCTGCATCTTAACAGCGGCAGGATCAACAGGGACAGACTGGCATACTATCTGTCCGTGCTTCAAAGCAGCAGTCCTTCCTACCCAATTATGGCATCTTTGGATATAGCTAGGGCATACGCCGAAGATATCTTGAAAACAAATCGAACAGCCGATATTGAGAAAGAGCTCATCAATATGAGAGAAGTCTTTTCTCAAATAAACGGAGCTGATATTGTCGAGCCGGCTGATGCCCGTATCCGGCAAGATCCGCTTAAGCTGTGTATCAGATCAGCGTACGGCCACTCCGGTTTTGAACTGAAATCCATATTTGAAGCAAACGGCATCCATCCTGAATTGGCAGATGAAAGGCAAGTCCTGTTGATCCTGCCGCTTGAAGGAAAAAATATGCCCGCGCCGGAACTGATCAGCACAATCAGTAAAGACATGAAAGATACAGCAGTTCGAAATGATCTTCCTGCCGGAATCGGAATCCCTTCTGAAAAAGTCACGGCTTTGCCTTACCGGAAAAGCAAGTTGTCTGCCTTCAAAAAAGAATCGGTGCCTTTTACCGAAGCAGCGGGCAGAATAAGCGCCGAATCGGTCACACCTTATCCTCCGGGCATTCCGTTGATCATGGCGGGTGAGAGAATAACAAAAGAGACGATCAGCCGGCTGACGCGGCTCGTCGATCTGAATGTACACATTCAGGGCAGCAATCAGCTCAAACAAAAGCAATTAACTGTATATATAGAAGAGGAGAAATCATGA